The following DNA comes from Anopheles coustani chromosome 2, idAnoCousDA_361_x.2, whole genome shotgun sequence.
GGCACCATCGTCATCACCACAAGAAGAGCTCCCGCAGCCGGAAGCTGACCGAGGTAGAGCGTTTGGCCGAGATGGAACGCCAACGGAGACAGAAGGAAGCGGAGCAGAAAGTAAGCTACTAAATTGAGTAATAAATGTCCTAAAATAACATAATAACACCGTATTTTTCTACTTGTAGATGATAGAGGAAGAGGCAGCCAAAAGGATTGAGCTGCTGGTAAAGAAGCGAGTCGAAGAGGAGCTGGAGAAGCGTAAAGACGAAATCGAAATGGAAGTGCAGCGGCGTGTCGAGGCAGCCAAAAAGCAGATGGAGCAGGAGATGATGCTCGAGCTCGAAAAGCGAAGGGAGCAGGCACGAGAAGAGGAACGGCGACGCGAGGTAAGCATTCCCTCCATAAGATCCTACTGGATGTGTTGCGTTGTCGACGATAGTTTCTATCGTGTGCCGTTTGAGGATTTGCCAGTGAAGGGTTTTCTTTCACTGCTGCATCGCTGGTTGCTGTGATCGATTTGCCTTGAGCATGCCACCGAAGAAGCTCTTTTAGTCGAGTTTCCCGGTTGCTGTGCATAGGAGATTAACAAAAGTTTCACTATTTTTTAGATTCACATTTCGGTCATCTTTCCTCTGGTAttccaaaaataataataaaccacTACTagatattctttttcaatGACAACTTGATGTTTTACAATACTGACCTTAACTTTACCTCATTTACTGCGTCCAGACCAGATTTTTGCATAAAGTATGACCATAAACGTTCTGTTACCTAGCTTTTACCAATTGATTACGTTCTCAATCGATTGATGTGTAACCCGTCGATGCATTTTATAGGTCGATAAGATCGTTTAAAATATCCGTTTGTTGCTAGGTTTTGGTACAAAATATGGTTGGGAATTTTGGGGCaatgttatttaaattcctccTTTGGCCTGATAGGTCTTTCGGGGACTTTCAAACCACATGTATTGATCAAACCAGAGTTTGATGGAGACGTAATTCAGAACAaaccaaatatttaaaaaaaatggaaaagtgtgtaaaactaaaagaaaacaaaaaaaaaggtttaacaATTTGCTGCCGCCCCATTCATTTGCTCGATCTGTCGAACGAACCACAGGAGTCAAACTACCGGAGAAAGGGGTCGCTAGAGATGAGGCTTGAGGTGAAAATGAAGAGCCTTGGCAGGATGAGATCGATGTCAACGAAACAGTGAAGTGTACAGGGGCCATGTAAATCCGTAAGTTTTTTCCGAAGCGAACAAAAACACGTCAACCTACAATTGTTAAACACGTAGTTAAAAGCAATACGGCTGGCTTTACCATCACCTGATCGAGCGGTCAGGTCAAAAGGGCAAAAGAACTACAATTGTTTTAACGGAAAGCATTGCGTGTCTGGTCGGAAACATGAATTGTGGAAGGTACTGCCCTCAATATTATTTCGGATTGGAAGACATTTTGTGGAGTCGATGTGGTTTTCTGGTTTTGCCTTGCGAACAATCCTACGGACATTAATTGATGGCAGTGGGGAAGCACCTTGAAgtacatttaattttgttttctagtgTGAACTCTCTGTGTTTAACTTTTATTAGACGTTTCAGTCAGTGTATAGTTTGctaaattttaattgaattaaattattgtaaaGTTTTATCCGAAAATGTATTGAGCAAACTCAAACAAAGTCAAACAGCTGCTTTGCATTATTATCAAAAGTGTAAAATAATAAGACGATCGAATAATAAGTGACACTGTATCGTAACatgttaaaaaatatcaaattacaCCTGCTCTGCCTGCTGAAAACCAGAGACactttataatttttagttacacaatttaaaataaaaaataaggtGATTTATACACATAACTTTCAAATGTAATATGATTTATCTGATGCGAATGCAAGATGTACGCCAGTATACGCCACGagtaggaaaaggaaaatgctcGATTCCAACGTCTTTAAAATGCCACTGGACGTCAACGGCTTTAAAGTACCACTAccgttttttcctttaaatacTCAAATACTACATTCCCGATTGTCCGACCCCACCCTCCTACGAGGGTTGGAGGATCGAGCTATTCTCCCGAGCCTCTTCAAACCATCGCTCAGATCCTCCCACGTCCGTCACCGTAACGAAGAGAAAGGAGGTGCTCGGACTTCCCGACAGGGAACCAGATGATCATGTGTGTaatgtttcactttcttcttgACGTACCCGTGACGGTGTCGCGCCCTCCCCCCCTGGCGCGATCGCCAATCACGACGTTAGTCAGCGtcgccgtcatcgtcgtcggatGTGTGCTCTGAGCAAACTAGCAAACTTTGCTCGGTGCGATGTCCCATCACCTAGACGGTAGTTCTAAttgcgtttttcgttcttatagGAGGAAGAGCTTAAAAAGCGTCAGGAACTAGAGAATATTCTCGCTGAAAATAATCGCAAAATCGAGGAGGCGCAGCGAAAGTTGGTAAGTTGTTTGTGTTCTGTttcctgtgtgtgtttttattaacatatcattcattcatttgttaatttttccaacaaatGTGTTCTCCCTTCTCACAGGCCGAAGATCGTTTGGCGATTATCgaagagcaaagaaaaatggacGAAGAGCGCCAGAAGATGCGCAAAGAGCAAGAGAAGCGCGTCAAAGAAGAGCAAAAGATGATCCTGGGCAAGAACAACTCGCGACCGAAATTGTCGTTCTCGCTGAAACCGGGTGTGTCGTAAATCTCTCAAGATTTCCATCCCTAGTTCCTTTGTTCCACCTCTCCGTACGATCCTTCTCCTAGTCAGCTCCCCTTATCAAAAATCCCGTATCCTCTAATCACTCGATCATCCGTAAGTGTCATCTGTTGTATGTTGATTGAAAAGAATGGTGGTTGTAGGAAAAATGTCCGAGGGAATAATCATGGGAAGTAACATATATCCAATCAAACACAccctaacacacacacactaacacacacagacacatacacaaacatacaTGTTCATGCACCCGGTAGTGTTAGCTAAATTCTATTCAATCAAAAGTGAAATCGTAAGCCGAAACGTGGCCGACTCGATAAAGGGGTTTTCCCCGTGGTGTGTCTTCTACAAGCAATGGTAGGCACTGTCCTTCTGTTGCCCGTGATCGGATcatcttttatttgttgtacTTTTGACTAGCCTGTAAGAAACGCAATTCAAAAATCGTACGATGTTTCCGCACTACGAAGGCAACCAAAACCGGGACGATCGTACACCCAAAATCGCGTATCGCGATTTTCTCtatcttccattttttttatcgtcaaATGTGACGATGAACGACTAGGATTTCCTATCCCCCTATGGACTGGCCTGATAAAGACGGACGCCTGATAAAGAGTCGCCGCTAAAGATCATAAGGATGAACAACAAGATTTGGTTTGAGAAACGGCTGCCATAACTTTGTCAATCGTCTAACCATAGATCACGATCAGTAGTTTGTTTTAGTTGTGTTTCtggaaattgtaaaatttagttcCATTCTGGTGAAACGTTTAGTTTCTCTACCGGGCAGCGCCATCAGTCGCGCAAACGGTTTCCGATAAAGGTAAAGAGCAAGCGATCAAACCGCTTttgaacaacaacagcaataaTAAGTGCCCCTCATCATAATGGTCAGATCAATTAAGGTTCTTTTCACTTGTGACCGTGGAAGGAGTAGCCAAAAGCAGAGGACTCGATGCGGGCAGGAAAGGAAGGTTGTCGTGTGTACAAAGTCTATTATCGATGATAAATTGATGATTTCCTCGCGCATTATAACAGCAAAATTGTTGTTGGCACACGAAAGCAAATCGGTGACGTGTCGGTTTATCGCGATGCAACATTCAATAAAGTTTCGGAGAAAGATTTTTTCCCCTCATTTACAACATACTTCGAAGGTGTAGGTGTTATGGATACGAAAGAAAGTagtaatttgttttacattaatTTAACTTCCCCTTTAACTTTTCGATGGTCCTTGACATAATTTAAGATTACAAGAAAACTGTACAATGTATTTCGCTTTTATCCAAGCCTCTAGCCCCCCATATTACTCTATCCGATAAGCCAAAGCCAAAAACACATATGGAGTTTGTTTAAATGAACCTATTCCGTTCAActtcttttacttttgggGGGGCATTGAACCTGGAAGGGCGCAAACTAGGAAAGCTTGTTTTTATCTACCATATTTTTAAGAACTCAACCCACATCGCAGGGCAAACTTACAACCATGCACCACCAAAAGTTGCTCCCATTTCGCTGTCACGAAtcggtttcgtttcggtgTGCCGCTTCCTCCGGTGGTCCGGTGGGGCATTTGCAGTTTCACGACTAGAAATTACTTCCCCTCTCGCGGGACAAACACTATTAAGCCCGATTGTTGTGATACGACTACTATTTCGGCCACAAAACTTTGCCCAAAAAGTTTATCCTGGTAGCGCCCATTCTCGTGCTTCGTTTGAAAGTTTTCATGCTCCCCCCGGTTTTTGAAGGCTCGGTTCCGGCCACATAAGGCGCCACCGACAAGCGATTGAGATTGATGCTCGCGGTTACCCTTCCCCCCTCCAACCACGCCTGGGCCATAGCAACAGCTTACCTTTATCGACCAACCTGGCGCTCGCGATTTGTTGGACCATTCTAGGGCCTCGATCACGATGCTAAGACCGTTGGTGGATtagtatttgtttttgctgttaTCTTCTCTGTCCTGAATTTTCACCTTCCGGTAAAATGTGGGAAAGCTTCACGCGACAGCCACCACTTGGTCTTCCGGCTGTGTTTGGCTGGTGGTGTAAGTTTTGCTAATTATTCCTGATTATCATTGCACGCCGTCATGCTATATGCTTGTCACCCGGGTTAAAGGTTCATCgagaggagaaaaagaaaagtaaaaagccTATTGAAAGAGTCACAAAAATACACATAACCGTGTGGCCGACTGGCGTGTTCGGGGACAATTTTAAAGTTAGAAATTGCTGTTGCTTCTGCAACATTCTTTCCGTGACCGTGGGTCTACAACGAATGGGAACACACATTCTGCACGATGCCACCTTAATTAAGGCACTATCTGTGCTTATTATCTGAGGGGGAGGGAAGTTTCGAAAACCGACACGACGCGGGGGTTCTGATAACGacataaaatgtattttagaaaTATAGCTATGTCATACGGTTGTATACATTTCGGGGTCTTTGTAATAGACTATTTCGCTAGAAGAAGAAGGGTTGGGATCCACGGTAGTAGTCTGGTGGTGGTTCGTACCGTCGACCGGGCCTACTTCACCGTCGACCGAGGTCGATCCAGGATAACGCTCGTGAGCGACGTCTTGCTGCCTCTACTGGAGCCGGAACTGCTGGTGTTCGTGGTGTTACGGAAGAATTTGGTGCTGCCAGGAATGCCCGTTCCAGTTGTGATGGAGGTCGTCGAAGCGGGGGCGGCCATCGTTCCGGCGCTGGTCGTGCAGATCCGTGGCGTCGAGGTACCGGTCGATGGTGCGGTGGAAGGTCCCCCAGTGGAGGTGCCTATCGGTGGCAGAGGGCTTCGGGAGCGGTGTTTCGATTGCATCGAACGTCCGTCCACGGTGAGACCGTATCCGTAGGGAGCAACACGCGGAATTTCCAGCGAGTGGATCAACTCAAACTGTCCCGTACCGGCCCGTTTGTCCTTTGTGTTATCGATTACGACTGCAAAAGGTGAAGAAACAATTTTCGTTATGCCTTCCAACACTCTAACCCTACTGCGCCTACCTTTAACCAGATCCTCCAGCACCGCAGGACAAATGACCGCCGTCACCTCGGTGGACGACGACAGGTCCGGGCTGGTGTTGATCTCGATCAGCAGCGTGCGGAAGTTCTCCGTCACCATGAAGTCGGCACCGTACAGCTCGAACATGTTGCGCTCCAGCTTCATGCCGTCCAGGCTGGCGCACACGATCGCCAGGATGTTCTTCTTCATGTCCGGGTAGATTTTGCGCTCCCAGTAGAAGCCCTTGTCGAGCGACTGCAGGTGCTCCTGGAAGCGCCGCAGCGACCACATGTTGCAACCGGGCAGTGCCTCCGCACCGTCGCGCACCTCCTTGGCGTAGTTCTTCTGGATCGAGTAGTTGGTCAGGTGGATCGACTCGCAGAAATCGTCCAGATCGAACTGGCGCGAGCTGAAGCGCAGGTAGCAGCTCTTGTACATCCACACCTTGAGCAGATTGTTCGTGTAGGTGATGAGAAAGTACTGGCGGATGTCGAACTTGGTGCTGTGTATCAGCAGCGGTCGCTCTGAAAGGAATGTTCAATGTTTGAGCAGAAACAATCGAACCGTTTGGGAAGCCTCTTGATCATAAACTGATGTTAGTCATCACAAGTAACAAGCAGTTGTGAATGTTATAATTTAAGCCATACAGATGTTGCTTGTTTCGTTTAAAATAGGCATCCTTTTTCGAGCCATAACATGAGGATTTACTAAATGATTGCAGTACGGTATGATACAGAATTCTTTGAAAATATTGGAAGcattttgaaaactgtttttacTTATCGAACTCCTTAGTTTTTGgtgatgatatttttttaaaaagttacGTCCTAAACCATGCTAAACATGTCGTTTTTGAGTTTCCAAAAAGATAGATTAATATCTTTATTACACTGACTCTATTTTGGATATAAAGGTGtgtttataaattaaaactgTTAACAATAATAAGCACCATTAATTtaggaaatggaaataaaaacaaaccatgaaAGATTGAACCCCCGTATTCCAAGGAAAAGCAGGCGGCCTGCTGtatctaaaattgaatttagacTTTGTTGTTGAGGTTGCTTTCGAGCACGGCTGGCCTCAATAACTCTGGCAAAGCGCGCTGATGGGTTACAACAAATTGCTTCAGTTTAAACCGGGCGAAAAGTAGGCCCGCAAGGGGGTTCTGCCTCGGCCCGATTCATTCTCCCGATTTTGCACGGAGAAATGAGGCCAATTATCCAATCAACTGGCGAAATCGCGATATCGCCTTTGCCACCCCCTTCAATGGCTCCCCCTC
Coding sequences within:
- the LOC131261910 gene encoding UPF0430 protein CG31712, with amino-acid sequence MGRSRSRSRSPKKHKSKHRKRSKSRSSSHSKHDHHHRSSYDKYRDRSSKSRKRSPSASSDSSSDGSNSGSRHHRHHHKKSSRSRKLTEVERLAEMERQRRQKEAEQKMIEEEAAKRIELLVKKRVEEELEKRKDEIEMEVQRRVEAAKKQMEQEMMLELEKRREQAREEERRREEEELKKRQELENILAENNRKIEEAQRKLAEDRLAIIEEQRKMDEERQKMRKEQEKRVKEEQKMILGKNNSRPKLSFSLKPGVS